A genomic segment from Tuwongella immobilis encodes:
- a CDS encoding ankyrin repeat domain-containing protein, translating into MKSLAFWTMCLLGSGSWVVAAEPIALTAETRVKLQTIAFQAAREGDVATLREYLAVKMPLNETNSRGDTLLIVAAYQGQASAVEWLLKQPGIEIDRRNRMGLTALTAATFKGEVGIAKQLLAAKADVNLANGTGQTALMFAALAGRTEMVKLLLDSGAQAGARDRLGNTPLTLAQSQGATEIVALLQAHLTR; encoded by the coding sequence ATGAAATCGCTCGCGTTCTGGACGATGTGCCTATTGGGAAGCGGCTCCTGGGTTGTGGCGGCAGAGCCAATCGCGTTGACCGCCGAAACCCGCGTCAAACTGCAAACCATCGCCTTTCAAGCAGCCCGCGAAGGGGATGTCGCCACCCTGCGAGAGTATCTCGCCGTCAAAATGCCGTTGAACGAAACCAACAGTCGGGGCGATACCTTGCTGATCGTCGCCGCGTATCAAGGCCAAGCCTCGGCCGTGGAATGGCTGTTGAAACAACCCGGAATCGAAATCGATCGCCGCAATCGCATGGGACTGACCGCCTTAACCGCCGCCACGTTCAAGGGCGAAGTTGGCATCGCCAAGCAACTGCTGGCCGCCAAAGCCGACGTCAATTTAGCCAACGGCACCGGCCAAACCGCGCTGATGTTCGCCGCCCTCGCCGGTCGCACCGAAATGGTCAAACTACTACTCGATTCCGGTGCCCAAGCAGGTGCCCGCGATCGACTGGGGAATACGCCGTTGACGCTCGCACAATCGCAGGGAGCGACGGAAATTGTCGCCCTGCTCCAAGCCCATCTCACTCGGTAA
- the miaB gene encoding tRNA (N6-isopentenyl adenosine(37)-C2)-methylthiotransferase MiaB, protein MAQKVYIETVGCQMNVLDSELVVGSLRRQGYELTSVPTEADVILFNTCSVRAHAEEKIYSALGRIAAHKRENPEKVIGVLGCMAQKDQELVRKRAPYVDLVVGTGQLSQVPKLIDVVRETRVPQYALSLGRKDGDRAEVEASFESYDPARDPSMRPTPFQAYVRIQIGCDKFCTYCIVPSTRGPEQSRHPDAIVREVQQLAAEGCKEVTLLGQTVNSYRYRHGDGRTTRLSDLLLSMHDTTGIERIKFVTNFPRDMGDDLLDAVRDLPKVSKYLHVPVQSGCNEMLKRMKRTYTVEQYWEMLHRSRERIPGVAISSDFIVGFCGETEESFQKTCDLVREAKFKNSFIFKYSTRPGTKADELYADDISEEVKRRRNQELLAIQNVNCLADHRSRIGAIETVLVEGPSKAAQRQRPEHAHAPEGGEHAPNPGHDHRHSHDSDGEPMSVVHGAATGPIQLTGRTNTDHIVVFQGNPRLIGRMVQIAVHEASPFTLYGTILTGEQIGVSELAIVESSDSTASTDCGDDCGHSHTGDHTGDHAGAHSESGENGSRIGLPII, encoded by the coding sequence ATGGCCCAGAAAGTTTACATCGAAACCGTCGGCTGCCAGATGAACGTCTTGGACAGCGAACTGGTTGTTGGCAGTCTGCGTCGCCAGGGGTATGAACTCACCTCGGTGCCCACGGAAGCGGATGTGATTCTGTTCAACACCTGCTCCGTGCGAGCCCATGCCGAAGAGAAAATCTACTCGGCACTGGGCCGAATCGCCGCCCACAAGCGGGAGAACCCGGAAAAAGTCATCGGCGTATTGGGCTGCATGGCGCAGAAGGATCAGGAATTGGTCCGCAAGCGTGCCCCGTATGTGGATCTCGTCGTTGGCACCGGGCAATTGTCGCAAGTTCCGAAGCTGATTGATGTTGTGCGCGAAACTCGCGTGCCGCAATACGCGCTCAGTCTGGGTCGCAAAGACGGCGACCGCGCCGAGGTCGAAGCCAGCTTTGAAAGTTACGATCCCGCACGCGATCCATCGATGCGTCCCACGCCATTCCAGGCGTATGTTCGCATTCAAATCGGCTGCGACAAATTTTGCACCTATTGCATTGTGCCCAGCACGCGCGGCCCCGAGCAGAGTCGGCACCCGGATGCCATTGTCCGCGAAGTGCAGCAACTCGCCGCCGAGGGGTGCAAAGAAGTCACGCTGCTGGGGCAGACCGTCAACAGCTACCGCTATCGCCACGGGGATGGCCGCACCACCCGACTCAGCGACCTGCTGTTGAGCATGCACGATACGACCGGAATCGAGCGCATCAAATTTGTGACGAATTTCCCCCGCGACATGGGCGACGATCTCTTGGATGCCGTGCGGGATCTGCCGAAAGTCTCGAAATATCTGCACGTTCCGGTGCAATCGGGCTGCAACGAGATGCTCAAGCGGATGAAGCGTACCTACACCGTCGAGCAATACTGGGAGATGCTTCACCGCAGCCGCGAGCGCATCCCCGGCGTCGCCATTTCCAGCGACTTTATCGTCGGCTTCTGCGGCGAGACGGAAGAATCGTTCCAGAAAACCTGCGACTTAGTCCGCGAGGCGAAATTCAAGAATAGCTTCATCTTCAAATACAGCACCCGCCCCGGCACGAAGGCGGATGAACTGTATGCGGATGATATTTCCGAGGAAGTCAAACGGCGACGCAATCAGGAATTGCTGGCCATTCAGAACGTCAACTGCCTGGCGGATCATCGCTCGCGCATCGGGGCGATTGAAACCGTTCTGGTGGAAGGCCCCAGCAAAGCCGCCCAGCGTCAGCGTCCCGAACATGCCCACGCCCCCGAAGGCGGCGAACATGCCCCGAATCCCGGCCATGACCATCGCCATTCGCATGATTCGGACGGCGAACCGATGTCGGTCGTCCACGGGGCGGCAACTGGGCCGATTCAGCTCACCGGACGCACGAACACCGATCATATCGTGGTGTTCCAAGGGAATCCGCGATTGATTGGTCGCATGGTGCAAATCGCCGTCCATGAAGCGTCACCGTTCACGCTGTATGGCACGATTCTGACCGGCGAACAGATCGGCGTGTCGGAATTGGCCATCGTGGAATCGAGCGATTCGACCGCAAGTACCGACTGCGGCGACGATTGCGGCCATTCCCACACGGGCGATCACACGGGCGATCACGCGGGCGCGCATTCCGAATCTGGCGAGAATGGCTCGCGGATTGGTCTGCCGATTATTTAA
- a CDS encoding LysR family transcriptional regulator produces MVTPRIDLVEDVLPLAAIGSAYDGMAAGPAGMGRLWVTGAGRRIPNEPGLVMEIHQLRYFVRLAELGNFTRAAEMCHVAQPSLSQQIAKLERELGQPLFERLGRSVQLTEAGRQFQTRAVQILRLLDDTKAQLVDSPDQGKIVVGAIPTIAPYWLPRLLVRVAQAMPGLQIEVVEETTANLLKRIADGSVDLAILAVPVQAEQFFCESLFDEELQVVLPATHRLAVHSRLRLEMIQNEPFILLNETHCLTDNALTFCARHQWMPLVTAEIHQLLTVQELVRLGVGISLIPQMAATLDSHPGRIYRTLGDEPPKRSVGMGWNTMRFQTKRFQRLVNWLRQERERGELANWLTDPREG; encoded by the coding sequence ATGGTAACGCCGAGAATCGATTTGGTCGAAGACGTGCTACCTCTGGCTGCCATAGGCAGCGCCTATGATGGGATGGCGGCTGGTCCGGCGGGGATGGGGCGGCTATGGGTAACGGGAGCGGGGCGACGAATTCCCAACGAACCGGGGCTTGTGATGGAAATTCATCAACTGCGCTACTTTGTCCGGTTGGCCGAGCTGGGGAATTTCACCCGAGCGGCGGAAATGTGCCACGTCGCGCAACCCTCGCTGAGTCAACAAATTGCGAAACTCGAACGCGAATTGGGGCAACCGCTGTTCGAGCGATTGGGCCGCAGTGTCCAACTCACCGAGGCGGGCCGACAATTCCAAACGCGGGCCGTGCAAATTCTGCGACTGCTCGATGACACCAAAGCGCAACTGGTGGATTCGCCGGATCAGGGGAAGATCGTCGTCGGGGCGATTCCCACCATTGCGCCGTATTGGCTGCCGCGATTGTTGGTCCGTGTGGCACAAGCCATGCCCGGGTTGCAGATCGAAGTGGTGGAAGAAACCACGGCGAATCTGCTCAAGCGAATTGCGGATGGCAGTGTCGATTTGGCAATTCTGGCCGTCCCCGTGCAAGCGGAGCAGTTCTTTTGCGAATCGCTCTTTGACGAGGAATTGCAAGTGGTGCTGCCCGCAACCCATCGGCTGGCCGTGCATTCACGGCTGCGGTTGGAGATGATTCAGAATGAGCCATTCATTCTGCTCAACGAAACGCATTGTCTCACGGATAATGCGCTGACCTTTTGTGCGCGGCATCAGTGGATGCCCTTGGTGACCGCCGAGATTCATCAACTGCTGACCGTGCAGGAATTGGTGCGGCTGGGGGTGGGAATTTCGCTGATTCCGCAGATGGCCGCGACGCTCGATTCGCATCCTGGGCGGATCTACCGCACCTTGGGCGATGAGCCACCCAAGCGCAGCGTCGGCATGGGCTGGAACACGATGCGGTTTCAGACGAAGCGATTTCAACGGTTGGTGAACTGGTTGCGGCAGGAACGCGAGCGTGGCGAACTGGCCAACTGGCTGACCGACCCGCGCGAGGGGTGA
- the ligA gene encoding NAD-dependent DNA ligase LigA: MTTPTDRVAELRRLVTYHNQRYYTDAAPEISDREFDALLRELTDLETAHPELQSPDSPTQRVGGAPIAGFVTVTHRVPMLSIDNTYNADELRDFDRGLKKLLPGEPIEYVVELKIDGVAMSLTYENGLLTVGATRGDGENGDDVTHNLRTVPDIPLRLTTDTPIPLFEARGEVYMTRAELVRINRERVAQGEKPYENPRNLSSGTLKLLDPKQCAKRRLSFFAYAVGAVEGMELNTHLETLEVLKSLGFAVNPHSQHCPTIEDVIACCDSWVERRHELPYDTDGMVVKVNDLNQRRRLGTTSKFPRWVRAYKFAAEQALTRLERIAVQVGRTGKLTPVGYFNPPVRLAGTTVSKCSVHNADYITEKDIRIGDMVVVEKAGEIIPQIVRVEASARTGSEQVYQFPQVCPMCGAPTQRDTGSPFYFCSAPRDQCIGQVKRALIQFARRDAMNIDGLGKALVDQLVDARLVRTIPDLYRLTLAPLLDLERMGEKSAQNLLDGIAASKDRGLARLLSGLSIPLVADSMAEQLAFDFQTMDTLLAATTEQLLQVEGVAEERARRIFDYFQEPDHREMIEELRELGVKMTQDARSKPAGAAGVDFTGKTFVVTGTMVQYSRDEIESLIKQFGGKTASSVSKKTDYLVAGEKAGSKLAKAQELGVAVLSEAAFQQLIAGSTIPASESSAVPASAIELGPDSEADSAPKSAPQSAPKASSEPRSLFE, translated from the coding sequence ATGACCACCCCCACCGATCGTGTGGCCGAATTGCGTCGGTTGGTGACCTATCACAATCAACGCTACTACACCGACGCCGCCCCCGAGATTTCCGACCGCGAATTCGACGCCCTGCTCCGCGAACTGACCGATCTGGAGACCGCCCACCCGGAATTGCAATCGCCCGACAGCCCGACTCAGCGAGTCGGCGGTGCCCCCATTGCCGGGTTTGTCACCGTCACGCACCGCGTACCGATGCTCTCGATCGACAATACCTACAATGCCGATGAACTTCGTGATTTTGACCGCGGCTTGAAGAAATTGCTTCCCGGCGAACCCATCGAATACGTCGTGGAATTGAAAATCGACGGCGTCGCCATGAGTCTGACTTACGAAAACGGCCTGCTCACCGTCGGGGCAACTCGCGGCGATGGCGAAAACGGCGACGATGTCACGCACAATCTGCGCACTGTCCCCGACATTCCATTGCGGCTGACCACCGACACCCCGATTCCGCTGTTCGAGGCACGCGGGGAAGTCTACATGACCCGCGCGGAATTGGTCCGCATCAACCGCGAACGGGTCGCCCAGGGCGAAAAGCCGTATGAAAATCCTCGCAATCTCAGTTCCGGCACGCTGAAATTGCTCGATCCCAAGCAATGCGCCAAACGTCGGCTCAGTTTCTTTGCCTATGCCGTGGGTGCGGTCGAAGGAATGGAACTGAATACGCACCTGGAAACGCTGGAAGTCCTGAAATCGCTTGGCTTTGCGGTCAATCCGCACTCGCAACATTGCCCGACGATTGAGGATGTCATCGCCTGCTGCGATTCATGGGTCGAACGCCGACACGAATTACCCTACGACACCGACGGCATGGTGGTCAAAGTCAACGATTTGAATCAACGTCGTCGCTTGGGCACCACCAGCAAATTTCCGCGCTGGGTGCGGGCGTACAAATTCGCCGCCGAGCAGGCACTCACGCGCCTGGAGCGAATCGCCGTGCAAGTCGGTCGCACGGGCAAACTCACGCCGGTGGGCTACTTCAATCCCCCCGTGCGGCTGGCGGGCACCACGGTCAGCAAATGCAGCGTCCACAATGCGGACTACATCACCGAGAAGGATATTCGCATCGGCGACATGGTCGTGGTGGAAAAGGCCGGCGAAATCATCCCCCAGATTGTCCGCGTCGAAGCCAGCGCTCGCACCGGCAGCGAACAGGTGTACCAATTCCCGCAGGTCTGCCCGATGTGCGGCGCACCAACGCAGCGCGATACCGGCAGCCCGTTCTATTTCTGCTCCGCCCCCCGCGATCAGTGCATCGGCCAAGTGAAGCGCGCCCTGATCCAATTCGCTCGCCGCGATGCCATGAATATCGATGGCTTGGGCAAAGCCTTGGTCGATCAGCTCGTCGATGCCCGGCTGGTGCGAACCATCCCGGATCTGTACCGACTCACACTCGCCCCGTTGTTGGATCTCGAACGCATGGGCGAGAAATCTGCCCAAAATCTGCTCGATGGCATCGCGGCCAGCAAAGATCGCGGCCTGGCCCGACTCCTCTCCGGATTGAGCATTCCGCTGGTTGCCGACAGCATGGCCGAACAATTAGCATTTGATTTTCAGACGATGGATACCCTGCTCGCCGCCACCACCGAGCAATTGCTGCAAGTCGAAGGGGTGGCCGAGGAACGTGCCCGGCGGATCTTCGACTATTTCCAGGAGCCCGACCACCGCGAAATGATCGAGGAATTGCGGGAACTCGGCGTGAAAATGACTCAGGATGCCCGCAGCAAACCCGCCGGTGCCGCCGGGGTCGATTTCACGGGCAAAACCTTTGTCGTCACTGGAACCATGGTGCAGTATTCCCGCGATGAGATCGAATCGCTCATCAAGCAATTCGGCGGGAAAACCGCCAGCAGCGTCTCGAAGAAAACCGACTACCTAGTCGCTGGCGAAAAGGCCGGCAGTAAACTCGCCAAGGCACAGGAGTTAGGCGTCGCTGTGCTAAGCGAAGCGGCATTTCAGCAACTCATCGCCGGAAGCACCATCCCCGCATCCGAATCATCCGCAGTTCCGGCATCCGCCATCGAGTTGGGGCCCGACTCCGAAGCCGATTCCGCTCCCAAGTCGGCCCCACAGTCAGCCCCGAAAGCATCGAGCGAGCCGCGATCACTTTTCGAGTGA
- a CDS encoding catalase: MNLKRSVLSAVAALATTSAFAQESVTPPVTAPRVPLTEDGGQPVGNNQHSRTAGERGPVLLDNFHLIQKLARFDRERIPERVVHARGVGAHGEFVSYGNFSEFTKAKLLSEKGKKTAAFVRFSTVIHPNGSPEQLRDPRGFAVKLYTEEGNWDIVGNNLPVFFIRDAMKFPDMVHSLKPSPVTNQQDPNRFFDFFSHVPEATHMLTFVFSDQGTPKNLRQMDGFGVHAFKWVNAQGDVHYVKFTWHSLQGHATDTAAEAATASAANHSGHSADLYDAIRKGEFPSWELRVQLLKPSDLEKFEFDPLDATKVWPNVPEIKVGKLTLNRVPDNFFQFTEQAAFSPGMVVPGVEPSEDRLLQGRLFSYADTQRYRMGANYLMLPVNRPYAAVHSNNQDGSMNFGQTASDVNYEPSRTNGSRRDDAEAEYSKAPLTGGIQQQRIRKTDNFRQAGDRLRAMSKSEHANFLANLAGDLGKVRDVQTRIIMVSYFFQADPATGEALAKAVDVSMEAVHAAVVAQAMQPTSRR, encoded by the coding sequence ATGAATCTGAAGCGATCGGTTCTGTCGGCGGTGGCAGCCCTGGCGACCACTTCGGCGTTTGCTCAAGAGTCGGTGACGCCTCCCGTGACCGCCCCACGCGTGCCGTTGACCGAAGATGGCGGCCAGCCGGTGGGCAATAATCAGCATAGCCGCACCGCGGGCGAACGTGGCCCCGTGCTGCTGGATAACTTCCATCTCATTCAAAAACTCGCCCGATTTGACCGCGAACGCATCCCGGAACGGGTCGTGCATGCTCGCGGAGTTGGTGCCCATGGCGAATTCGTCAGCTATGGCAATTTCTCGGAATTCACCAAAGCCAAACTGCTGTCCGAAAAAGGGAAGAAGACCGCGGCATTCGTGCGATTCAGCACCGTGATCCACCCCAACGGCTCGCCCGAACAGCTTCGCGATCCCCGTGGATTTGCCGTGAAACTCTACACCGAAGAAGGCAACTGGGACATTGTCGGCAATAATCTGCCCGTGTTCTTCATCCGCGATGCCATGAAGTTCCCGGACATGGTGCATAGCCTGAAGCCCAGCCCCGTGACCAATCAGCAAGATCCGAATCGATTCTTCGATTTCTTCAGTCATGTGCCCGAAGCCACGCACATGCTCACCTTTGTCTTCAGCGACCAAGGAACCCCGAAGAATCTGCGGCAAATGGATGGCTTTGGTGTGCATGCCTTCAAATGGGTCAACGCCCAGGGCGACGTGCATTATGTGAAATTCACCTGGCACAGCCTGCAAGGACACGCGACCGACACCGCTGCCGAAGCCGCGACTGCTTCTGCGGCCAATCATAGCGGTCACTCGGCGGATCTGTACGACGCCATTCGCAAGGGTGAATTCCCGTCTTGGGAACTCCGCGTACAACTGCTCAAGCCCAGCGATCTGGAAAAGTTTGAGTTCGACCCACTTGATGCGACCAAAGTGTGGCCCAATGTGCCGGAAATCAAAGTCGGTAAACTCACGCTCAACCGGGTGCCGGATAATTTCTTCCAGTTCACGGAACAAGCGGCGTTCAGCCCCGGGATGGTGGTTCCGGGTGTCGAGCCGAGTGAGGATCGTCTGCTGCAAGGTCGGCTGTTTAGCTATGCGGATACGCAACGCTACCGGATGGGTGCCAATTACCTGATGCTGCCGGTGAATCGCCCGTACGCGGCAGTCCACAGCAACAATCAAGATGGCAGCATGAATTTCGGGCAAACCGCCTCCGATGTCAACTACGAACCGAGCCGCACCAACGGCAGCCGACGCGATGATGCGGAAGCCGAATATTCCAAAGCACCGCTCACCGGTGGAATCCAACAGCAACGCATCCGCAAGACGGACAATTTCCGGCAAGCGGGCGACCGATTGCGAGCCATGAGCAAGAGCGAACACGCGAATTTCCTGGCGAATTTGGCCGGCGATTTGGGCAAAGTTCGCGATGTTCAAACGCGGATCATCATGGTGTCGTACTTCTTCCAAGCTGATCCGGCAACGGGCGAAGCACTCGCCAAGGCGGTGGATGTCTCCATGGAAGCGGTGCATGCCGCCGTCGTCGCTCAGGCCATGCAACCCACCTCGCGGCGATAA
- a CDS encoding AAA family ATPase, whose amino-acid sequence MLEQLRRVVVGQSDVIEQILAAVFTRGHCLLVGVPGLAKTLLVSSISQILDVSFKRVQFTPDLMPSDITGTTILDENDQGKREFRFVKGPIFTNVLLADEINRTPPKTQAALLQAMQERQVTVGQETHDLPDPFFVIATQNPIEQEGTYPLPEAQLDRFMFNIRVDYPNFDEEKRILTMSSKDEVSELTKVLSGKAILNMQKLVRSVQVSDFVVDFVARLVRATRPKDPTAPEAIRRMVDFGAGPRAGIFLIQAGKAFAAMDGRFSVAIDDIKKAAVPVLRHRVSANFQAQAEGKTSDDIVLELLKEIGEPEPAKYGPRKKLI is encoded by the coding sequence ATGCTGGAGCAATTGCGTCGGGTGGTCGTCGGGCAATCGGATGTCATCGAGCAGATTCTCGCCGCCGTGTTCACTCGCGGGCATTGTCTGCTGGTGGGGGTTCCGGGGTTGGCCAAGACGCTGCTGGTGAGTTCCATCAGCCAGATTTTGGATGTCTCGTTCAAACGGGTGCAGTTCACGCCCGACTTGATGCCCTCCGACATTACTGGCACCACGATTCTTGACGAAAATGATCAGGGTAAGCGCGAATTCCGCTTCGTGAAAGGCCCGATCTTTACCAACGTGCTGCTGGCCGACGAAATCAACCGGACGCCGCCCAAGACGCAGGCCGCCTTGCTGCAAGCCATGCAGGAACGGCAAGTGACCGTTGGCCAAGAGACGCACGATCTGCCCGATCCGTTCTTCGTGATCGCCACGCAAAACCCCATCGAACAAGAAGGAACGTACCCGCTGCCCGAAGCGCAGTTGGACCGCTTCATGTTCAACATTCGCGTCGATTATCCCAATTTCGACGAGGAAAAACGCATCCTCACCATGAGTTCCAAAGACGAAGTCTCGGAACTGACGAAAGTGCTATCCGGCAAAGCGATTCTGAACATGCAAAAGCTGGTGCGCAGCGTGCAGGTCAGCGACTTTGTCGTCGATTTCGTGGCGCGGTTGGTGCGGGCGACTCGGCCCAAAGATCCCACTGCCCCCGAGGCGATTCGCCGCATGGTGGATTTCGGCGCTGGCCCCCGCGCCGGCATCTTCTTAATCCAAGCCGGCAAAGCCTTTGCGGCCATGGATGGGCGATTCAGCGTCGCCATTGACGACATCAAGAAAGCCGCCGTCCCCGTCTTGCGGCACCGCGTCAGTGCCAACTTCCAAGCCCAAGCCGAAGGGAAGACCAGCGACGACATTGTGCTGGAATTGCTCAAGGAAATCGGCGAACCGGAACCGGCCAAATACGGCCCACGCAAGAAACTGATTTAA
- a CDS encoding HEAT repeat domain-containing protein: MRMLSTIDEKLVQYAHLFGANRLDPRERYRRLGLVFFGLYLLVMVPIPGFSLLPLTAAYLGVIAIGRAWVKNEKTRTEIARKYVDGDPDSMPDLRGTALVAASQLLLIFPLLFAEVRRDFGWFAAPDDIRFVNWLWFTFDKTYLKALPDVTLLYGISLHDDRIEFASSMGKHLVLFSRLTFDYMLIQGILRVFSIRSTVAETIRALPRDREMILRLGKRALHPLIWALQEGEYSVRVAAARTLGELGDPRALEPLLEALNDSKSTVRQAALESLAKLGCLTSVTPLMPLVHDADDDVRIAVVALLSQMNRPASARVLLGALNDRNPEVRSLAVQGLIHQGDRGSMESLLPMLNDESLEVRAAVAEAIGRLGDALIVERATPQLLAALADPIEPELLRVAAAQTLGQLRIAAAVDPLMATLAEESVALRLASLSALGQLGDRKAVPALLKLTHREDDAEIVAKALQALGQLADDRALPAFLTGLQALEAEVRLAAVLGAAQLGSPKAVPDLLELLADPEFVVRLEVIRCLPQFASDRVVEALQERLPEETTPEIQQAIITALEQIAQANAEESPPTESPGEANGATSVQPSAKVAPPAPESARESGTV, translated from the coding sequence ATGCGGATGTTATCCACGATCGACGAAAAACTGGTGCAGTACGCCCATCTGTTCGGCGCGAATCGACTCGATCCGCGCGAACGCTATCGTCGATTGGGTCTGGTCTTTTTCGGGCTATACCTGCTGGTGATGGTGCCGATTCCCGGCTTCTCGCTGCTGCCACTCACGGCGGCTTACCTGGGTGTGATCGCCATCGGGCGAGCCTGGGTGAAGAACGAGAAGACCCGCACGGAAATTGCCCGGAAATATGTCGATGGCGATCCCGATTCCATGCCCGATCTGCGTGGCACCGCGCTCGTCGCCGCCTCGCAATTGCTGCTGATCTTCCCGCTGTTGTTCGCCGAAGTGCGCCGCGATTTCGGCTGGTTCGCCGCCCCCGATGACATTCGCTTTGTCAACTGGCTGTGGTTCACCTTCGACAAAACCTATCTCAAAGCCCTGCCGGATGTGACATTGTTATACGGCATCTCGCTGCACGACGATCGCATCGAATTCGCCTCCTCCATGGGCAAGCATTTGGTGCTGTTCTCGCGTCTGACCTTTGACTACATGCTCATTCAAGGCATTCTGCGAGTGTTCAGCATTCGCAGCACCGTGGCGGAGACGATTCGGGCACTGCCGCGCGACCGGGAAATGATTTTGCGATTGGGCAAGCGCGCGTTGCACCCGTTGATTTGGGCACTGCAAGAAGGCGAGTATTCCGTTCGAGTCGCGGCAGCGCGGACACTCGGGGAATTGGGCGATCCTCGTGCGTTGGAGCCACTTCTGGAAGCACTCAACGATTCCAAGAGCACCGTCCGCCAGGCCGCACTGGAATCGCTGGCCAAACTCGGCTGTCTCACCAGTGTCACACCATTGATGCCGCTGGTTCACGATGCCGATGATGATGTCCGCATTGCCGTGGTAGCGTTATTGTCGCAGATGAATCGCCCCGCCAGCGCCCGAGTGCTGCTGGGTGCGCTCAACGACCGCAATCCGGAAGTGCGCTCGCTGGCCGTTCAAGGGCTCATCCATCAGGGCGATCGCGGCTCGATGGAATCGCTGCTGCCGATGCTCAACGACGAATCGCTCGAGGTTCGCGCCGCCGTCGCCGAGGCCATTGGGCGGTTGGGCGATGCATTGATCGTCGAACGGGCCACGCCGCAACTCCTGGCTGCACTTGCGGATCCGATCGAACCGGAACTGCTGCGAGTCGCCGCTGCTCAGACCTTGGGCCAACTGCGCATCGCCGCCGCCGTCGATCCGCTGATGGCAACCCTCGCCGAAGAATCAGTCGCACTGCGGCTGGCCAGCTTATCCGCATTGGGACAATTGGGCGATCGCAAGGCCGTGCCCGCTTTGCTGAAATTAACCCATCGGGAAGATGATGCGGAAATCGTTGCCAAAGCGCTGCAAGCACTCGGACAATTGGCCGATGATCGGGCATTGCCCGCATTCCTGACCGGACTGCAAGCCCTGGAAGCCGAAGTCCGGCTGGCAGCAGTCCTGGGCGCGGCCCAACTCGGCTCCCCGAAAGCCGTGCCCGATTTGCTCGAACTCCTGGCAGATCCAGAGTTTGTGGTGCGGCTGGAAGTCATTCGCTGCCTGCCCCAATTCGCCAGCGATCGCGTCGTGGAAGCCCTGCAAGAACGATTGCCCGAAGAAACCACCCCCGAAATTCAACAAGCGATCATCACGGCATTGGAGCAAATCGCTCAAGCCAACGCCGAAGAATCGCCCCCAACGGAATCCCCCGGTGAAGCCAACGGTGCAACCAGTGTTCAACCGTCGGCCAAAGTCGCGCCACCCGCACCGGAATCGGCCCGCGAATCGGGAACGGTCTGA